In one Flammeovirga yaeyamensis genomic region, the following are encoded:
- a CDS encoding sulfatase family protein encodes MRLLQTTFIGALLLFFASCHKNEPKKFDKPNIVWVMLEDISHDFECYGMPAVKTPTFNALAEEGTLYYNCYGTASICSTNRSAMMVGAHQRLTNTHHHRSNRDEPLSAPFKPFTYQLKQEGYTTILGHDKVRNRGRKIDVNFKHKPIGNWEEDFGLFDKYDTFTAEDQPFFAQIQLAVTHRGDWWNEVREQSEHPVDPAEVVLPEDYADHPAIRLDWAKYLDQVEYADNEMQMLIDELKDKGMYDNTVIIVIGDNGRCNVKGKGYLFDSGSRIPLIVKWPKGYEHDQESQQIIASTDITATILDIAGVDLPEYLTGQSFIDEHFDRKNVYSYRGLWDEIPEQMSSISTEQFRYIRNDKPEIPYDTHQGYLEWYRPALHVMRTLNKEGKLNEKQERWFSPTKPKEELYDFKNDPYETQNLANHPEYQDILKKLREETYLLDKQMTPVSTVYDPKPVPGLKPIEYVKEYHPEAYARMLAGEEIGHKKYSKLYKKHIAEQNQQSK; translated from the coding sequence ATGAGATTATTACAAACAACATTCATAGGCGCACTTCTTTTATTTTTTGCGTCTTGCCATAAAAACGAACCAAAGAAATTTGATAAGCCAAACATTGTATGGGTCATGTTGGAAGACATCAGTCATGACTTCGAGTGTTATGGTATGCCAGCAGTAAAAACTCCAACGTTTAATGCCTTGGCAGAAGAAGGTACATTGTATTACAATTGTTATGGGACAGCATCAATTTGTTCGACCAATAGATCGGCCATGATGGTGGGCGCGCACCAAAGGTTAACGAATACCCACCATCATAGAAGTAATCGAGACGAACCTTTATCAGCTCCTTTCAAGCCTTTCACTTATCAATTGAAACAAGAGGGTTACACCACTATTTTAGGTCATGATAAAGTAAGAAATAGAGGGAGAAAGATTGATGTCAACTTCAAACACAAACCAATTGGTAACTGGGAAGAAGACTTCGGCTTATTTGATAAATACGATACTTTCACAGCAGAGGATCAACCGTTTTTTGCTCAGATACAATTGGCGGTAACGCATCGTGGTGATTGGTGGAATGAGGTAAGAGAACAATCGGAACACCCGGTCGATCCTGCCGAAGTAGTGTTGCCAGAAGATTATGCCGACCATCCTGCCATTCGTTTGGATTGGGCAAAATACTTGGATCAGGTAGAATATGCCGATAACGAAATGCAAATGCTGATCGATGAGTTGAAGGACAAAGGAATGTACGACAACACCGTAATTATCGTTATAGGCGACAACGGTAGATGTAATGTTAAGGGTAAAGGCTATTTGTTTGATTCAGGATCAAGAATTCCTTTGATTGTGAAATGGCCAAAAGGATATGAGCATGATCAAGAATCTCAACAAATTATTGCAAGTACAGATATTACGGCGACTATCTTAGATATCGCAGGAGTTGATCTTCCAGAATATTTAACGGGGCAATCTTTTATCGATGAGCACTTCGACCGTAAAAATGTGTACTCTTACAGGGGATTATGGGATGAAATTCCTGAACAAATGAGCTCTATTTCCACAGAACAGTTTAGATATATTCGTAACGATAAACCAGAAATCCCATACGATACACATCAAGGGTATTTGGAGTGGTACCGTCCGGCATTGCATGTAATGAGAACCCTAAACAAAGAAGGGAAACTGAATGAAAAGCAAGAAAGGTGGTTCTCTCCAACAAAACCAAAAGAAGAATTGTACGATTTCAAAAACGATCCTTATGAAACTCAGAATTTGGCAAATCATCCGGAATATCAAGATATATTAAAGAAGTTGAGAGAAGAAACGTATTTGTTAGATAAACAAATGACACCAGTCTCTACAGTTTATGATCCTAAACCAGTTCCTGGATTGAAACCTATAGAATACGTAAAAGAGTATCATCCAGAAGCCTACGCAAGAATGTTAGCAGGTGAGGAGATCGGACATAAAAAATATTCGAAACTCTATAAGAAACATATAGCTGAACAAAATCAGCAATCAAAATAA
- a CDS encoding toxin-antitoxin system YwqK family antitoxin: MKTYFLIFLSYILASTSLYSKVIIGNIKDFKDKKNLVGVEVKVNNESIYYTNLDGIYSFETRKEIEEISISYPGYYDVEVMIDHLINEGKSDTLYIEDIYIFGLTEQFHNIENGVVKTTYNNGLKKEIIPYEDGRLHGIYKFYSINEKLVLTIKFRKGKFKSLVNNSDIKYRLNRRNQTLRISKCSLKAVLY, from the coding sequence ATGAAAACATACTTTCTAATTTTCTTGAGTTATATTCTAGCATCAACAAGCCTTTATAGTAAAGTGATTATAGGCAATATTAAAGATTTTAAAGATAAAAAAAATTTAGTTGGAGTAGAGGTGAAAGTTAATAATGAAAGTATCTATTATACTAACTTAGATGGAATTTACTCTTTTGAAACAAGGAAAGAAATAGAAGAAATATCTATTTCATATCCTGGTTATTATGATGTCGAAGTAATGATTGATCATTTAATAAATGAAGGGAAATCAGATACATTATATATTGAAGACATATATATCTTTGGTTTAACTGAACAGTTTCATAATATCGAAAATGGTGTTGTAAAAACAACTTATAATAATGGATTGAAAAAAGAAATTATTCCATATGAAGATGGGAGATTACATGGGATTTACAAATTTTATTCAATAAATGAAAAATTAGTTTTAACTATTAAATTTAGAAAAGGTAAGTTTAAATCACTGGTCAATAATAGTGACATTAAATATCGTTTGAATAGGAGAAATCAAACTTTAAGAATTTCAAAATGTAGCTTAAAAGCAGTATTGTATTAG
- a CDS encoding glycoside hydrolase family 2 TIM barrel-domain containing protein yields the protein MKNYLKILICFLLMSSPSWAQSDGQTDFNKDWKFYKGEVKDGESIGLNDEDWRTVRIPHDWAIEGPFSNEYNARCGGLPFHGEGWYRKHFTLTNTQKDKHVTIEFEGVMNNSEVWINGHYLGKRPFGYLGFEYDLTPYLKQEEENIIAVKVKPEDLSSRWYPGAGMYRKVWLNINNDVRVNHWGTFVKAHNVTSRVATIDIQVEVQNFKLSDEIVSIKNKVVDANGNTVKELHQKTIAEGKKTIIAQQSFNIIQPLLWSIDDPNLYQLVTEIISKEGEVMDTYRTRFGVRDIKFTAKEGFFLNGELTKFNGVCLHHDLGPLGAAVNRRATQRQLEIMKEMGVNAIRTSHNPPSREQLEICDEIGLLVLDEAFDEWGIQKIENGYHKVFDEWHERDLRDMIRRDRNHPSIIMWSIGNEIKEQKVKDGWKVAQKLAKICHEEDPSRPNTAGFNQYENSIKNKLAHQVDIVGFNYKAAKYEEVRKNHPDWIIYGSETESITSSRGVYHAPFLEKYKKNTDHQVTSYDIIGPSWSYPPDMEFYYLEQNPSILGEFMWTGFDYFGEPTPYGGRDNSTNGYWNSDWPNKSSFFGPVDLCGFKKDRFYLYQSQWTDTPMLHLLPHWNWKGYEGEEIPVFAYTNAEEVELFLNGKSLGKKVKGVDKGIVPIQFQYYEGPYDFPSPYRLRWDVPYQEGELKAVSYIDGKVVGEEIINTHLKAKTIELTADRIIISSDDGEDLVFVTARAIDAKGNFCATFNGDIQFTVSGDGTFEATGNGDPSSLVLPNSKKLKFFNGMALVIARANEGKGGTINITAKGKGLKTKTITVKTEAQNKEIQ from the coding sequence ATGAAGAATTACTTAAAGATTCTAATCTGTTTCCTCTTGATGTCGTCCCCTTCTTGGGCACAGTCGGATGGACAAACAGATTTTAATAAAGATTGGAAATTTTATAAAGGTGAGGTAAAAGATGGGGAATCCATCGGACTAAATGATGAAGATTGGAGAACGGTACGCATCCCACACGATTGGGCAATTGAAGGTCCGTTTTCGAATGAATATAACGCTAGATGTGGTGGTTTACCTTTCCATGGTGAAGGTTGGTACAGAAAGCATTTTACGTTAACCAATACCCAAAAAGATAAACATGTGACCATCGAATTTGAAGGGGTAATGAACAACTCCGAAGTGTGGATTAACGGACATTATTTAGGTAAAAGGCCGTTTGGTTACTTGGGGTTTGAATACGATTTAACGCCTTATCTAAAACAAGAGGAAGAAAATATTATTGCCGTAAAAGTGAAACCGGAAGATCTTTCTTCGAGATGGTATCCTGGAGCAGGTATGTACCGTAAGGTGTGGTTAAATATTAATAATGATGTTAGAGTGAATCATTGGGGCACATTTGTAAAAGCCCATAATGTTACTTCTAGAGTGGCTACTATCGATATACAGGTGGAAGTGCAAAACTTTAAGCTAAGTGATGAGATAGTGAGCATCAAGAATAAAGTGGTTGATGCAAATGGTAATACTGTGAAAGAGCTTCATCAAAAGACCATTGCTGAGGGGAAAAAGACCATTATAGCACAACAATCGTTTAACATTATTCAGCCTCTATTGTGGTCGATTGATGATCCCAATTTATATCAATTAGTTACTGAGATTATCAGTAAAGAGGGTGAGGTGATGGATACTTACCGTACACGTTTTGGTGTGAGAGACATCAAGTTTACAGCCAAAGAAGGTTTTTTCTTAAATGGTGAATTAACGAAATTCAATGGTGTTTGTTTGCACCATGACTTAGGTCCTTTGGGAGCGGCCGTTAACCGAAGAGCAACTCAAAGACAATTAGAAATTATGAAGGAAATGGGTGTGAATGCCATTCGTACTTCACATAACCCTCCGAGTAGAGAGCAATTGGAAATTTGCGACGAAATAGGACTTTTGGTCTTAGACGAAGCGTTTGATGAATGGGGAATTCAGAAAATTGAAAACGGATATCATAAAGTATTTGATGAGTGGCATGAGCGTGATTTAAGAGATATGATTCGTCGTGATCGTAACCATCCTTCGATTATTATGTGGAGTATCGGTAACGAAATCAAAGAACAAAAAGTGAAAGACGGATGGAAAGTGGCTCAGAAATTGGCCAAGATTTGTCATGAAGAAGATCCTTCTCGTCCGAATACTGCTGGTTTCAATCAGTACGAAAACTCTATTAAAAACAAACTGGCTCACCAAGTAGATATTGTTGGCTTTAACTATAAAGCTGCAAAATATGAGGAAGTGAGAAAGAACCATCCGGATTGGATTATTTACGGATCGGAAACGGAATCGATTACAAGTTCGAGAGGTGTTTACCATGCACCATTCTTAGAAAAATATAAAAAGAATACAGACCATCAGGTAACGAGTTATGATATTATTGGCCCCTCTTGGTCTTACCCTCCAGATATGGAATTCTACTATTTAGAGCAGAACCCAAGTATCCTAGGAGAGTTTATGTGGACAGGTTTCGATTACTTCGGGGAGCCAACGCCTTATGGTGGTCGCGATAATTCTACCAACGGGTATTGGAACAGCGATTGGCCGAATAAATCGTCTTTCTTTGGTCCGGTTGACCTATGTGGTTTCAAGAAAGATCGATTCTATCTTTATCAAAGTCAGTGGACAGATACACCGATGCTTCACTTGTTACCTCATTGGAATTGGAAAGGATACGAAGGAGAAGAAATCCCAGTTTTTGCCTATACTAACGCCGAAGAAGTGGAGTTGTTCTTGAACGGAAAAAGTCTAGGAAAGAAAGTAAAAGGTGTCGACAAAGGCATCGTTCCTATTCAGTTCCAATACTACGAGGGGCCATACGATTTCCCATCACCTTACCGATTAAGATGGGATGTTCCCTACCAAGAAGGAGAATTGAAAGCAGTATCCTATATCGATGGTAAAGTCGTGGGTGAAGAAATCATCAATACACACTTAAAAGCGAAAACCATCGAACTTACTGCCGACAGAATAATTATCTCTTCGGATGATGGTGAAGACTTGGTTTTCGTTACCGCCAGAGCCATCGATGCCAAAGGAAACTTCTGTGCAACATTTAATGGAGATATTCAATTTACCGTATCGGGTGATGGTACTTTTGAGGCAACAGGAAATGGAGATCCTAGTTCTCTAGTACTCCCCAATAGTAAAAAACTAAAATTCTTTAACGGCATGGCATTGGTCATCGCTAGAGCCAATGAAGGCAAAGGTGGAACAATCAATATCACCGCTAAAGGAAAAGGGCTAAAAACTAAAACCATAACGGTTAAAACAGAGGCTCAGAATAAGGAAATACAATAA
- the tnpA gene encoding IS66 family insertion sequence element accessory protein TnpA yields MVEEILKNARLSAGGRRLFTSEQKAVIVESWESSGLSCPEFCRRYGMITSQLYKWRSDAKSGAIMGIKNEGELHSKTELEILRKENEELKKALGESTLDIKILKKKLEMDQQKKKKWNSYPRNSK; encoded by the coding sequence ATGGTAGAAGAAATCCTTAAAAATGCTAGATTGTCTGCTGGAGGCAGAAGATTATTTACTTCAGAACAAAAAGCTGTAATTGTAGAGTCCTGGGAAAGCTCAGGTTTATCATGTCCAGAGTTTTGTAGACGATATGGAATGATCACAAGCCAATTATATAAATGGCGTTCAGATGCCAAATCAGGAGCAATTATGGGTATTAAAAACGAAGGTGAATTACACTCTAAAACTGAATTAGAGATTTTACGAAAGGAAAACGAGGAACTGAAAAAAGCACTTGGTGAATCAACGTTGGACATTAAGATTCTAAAAAAAAAGTTAGAAATGGATCAACAAAAAAAGAAGAAGTGGAACAGTTATCCTCGGAATTCAAAGTAA
- a CDS encoding zinc-binding alcohol dehydrogenase family protein yields MKTIVLNKPGEFEVTETVQPTEELQAGEALVKVHRIGICGTDLHAYTGKQPFFTYPRILGHELGVEVLAVAEGVSNVKVGDKCSVEPYFNKTEDHAVQRGFTNCGENISVFGVHEDGGMREFFKIPAQYLHASKSLGYDQLALVETLSIGCHAVNRAKVGAEDTVLVIGAGPIGMGACQFAMAAGAKTVMLDINESRLDFCLKHIKVDGTVQVDQEADVTEKRIREQFDGNLPTVVIDATGNKFSMANTLQYTASAGRIVFVGLFPGDFSFHDPYFHKKELTIMASRNSLPADFDQIIEMIENGQIDTDPWITHKILFTDIADHFDSWLKPETGVIKAMLEL; encoded by the coding sequence ATGAAAACAATCGTTTTAAATAAACCAGGAGAATTTGAGGTAACAGAAACTGTTCAACCTACAGAAGAATTACAAGCAGGAGAGGCTTTAGTAAAAGTACACAGAATTGGTATTTGTGGTACCGATTTACACGCTTACACTGGTAAACAACCTTTCTTTACGTATCCAAGAATTTTGGGTCATGAGTTGGGAGTAGAAGTATTGGCTGTGGCTGAGGGCGTGAGCAATGTAAAAGTGGGCGACAAATGTTCTGTAGAACCTTACTTCAATAAAACGGAAGACCACGCAGTGCAAAGAGGTTTTACCAACTGCGGTGAAAATATTTCTGTATTCGGTGTACACGAAGACGGTGGTATGAGAGAATTCTTTAAGATTCCAGCACAATACCTTCACGCTTCAAAATCACTGGGTTACGATCAGTTGGCTTTGGTAGAGACATTAAGTATTGGATGCCATGCGGTAAACAGAGCTAAAGTAGGTGCTGAAGATACAGTTTTAGTGATTGGTGCAGGTCCTATCGGAATGGGTGCTTGTCAGTTTGCAATGGCAGCAGGCGCGAAAACAGTCATGTTGGATATCAACGAAAGTCGTTTGGATTTCTGTTTGAAGCACATCAAAGTAGATGGTACAGTACAAGTGGACCAAGAAGCAGATGTGACAGAAAAGCGTATTAGAGAGCAATTTGATGGTAACCTTCCAACCGTAGTAATCGATGCAACAGGTAATAAATTCTCTATGGCCAACACTTTACAGTATACTGCATCAGCAGGACGTATCGTATTTGTCGGTCTTTTCCCTGGTGATTTTTCTTTCCACGATCCTTATTTCCACAAGAAAGAATTAACGATCATGGCCTCAAGAAACTCATTGCCAGCTGATTTCGATCAGATTATTGAAATGATTGAAAACGGTCAGATTGATACAGATCCATGGATCACTCACAAAATATTATTTACTGATATCGCCGATCATTTTGATAGCTGGTTAAAACCAGAAACAGGAGTGATCAAAGCGATGTTAGAACTTTAG
- a CDS encoding RHS repeat domain-containing protein has translation MAIVKNNTITEIPIYGSSRIGQFEPSNTHSSSSIGTAHHKFEYSNHLGNVLATTDDLGNVFSYSDYYPFGLSMEGRSWSDDGYRYGFNGKEKDNDLAKSNYDFGARIYNPIIGRWLSPDPLELSTPYYSTYQSFCNSPISIIDPDGKSGIVSFDKNGNGGKGEIVVSSNIFFYGEGDAALSTAVSNNMMSVLNEASKGLLFRYQGQDGEYPVRFEINSEFGTMEQALERINNDPGNPINNYVRFSKGIKSFTQPQPVDLYVNKVTGNQYIEKSDRFIQLAAGSNSFIFNIDDLLDGKTITSHEFLHGLGYLNKSQSNFNIPYLSEVKNSTKFTLTPKGDKEKMKKYFEILQSYDGSHNNIPLNGVPTIMTQGHAIEYINKSYLLIESKVDSRKVKKDNSDIFNIFRSKKISPTKKHQSLGKTNDKIFNDKGDVIN, from the coding sequence ATGGCTATAGTTAAAAACAATACCATCACAGAAATACCAATTTATGGCAGTAGCCGAATCGGACAGTTTGAACCTAGTAACACACACTCTTCTTCTTCCATCGGAACAGCACACCATAAATTTGAGTACAGTAATCATTTAGGCAATGTATTAGCCACCACCGATGACCTCGGAAACGTATTTTCGTATTCTGATTATTATCCATTTGGTTTAAGTATGGAAGGCCGTTCTTGGAGTGATGATGGGTATAGGTATGGGTTTAATGGGAAAGAAAAAGATAATGATTTAGCTAAATCAAATTATGATTTCGGGGCTAGAATTTATAATCCAATAATTGGAAGGTGGTTGAGTCCTGATCCATTAGAATTATCTACACCATATTATAGTACCTACCAATCATTTTGTAATAGTCCAATTTCAATAATAGATCCAGATGGTAAATCTGGGATAGTTTCATTTGATAAAAATGGGAATGGAGGGAAAGGCGAAATTGTGGTAAGTTCAAATATTTTCTTTTATGGTGAAGGTGATGCAGCTCTTTCTACAGCAGTATCTAATAATATGATGAGTGTATTAAATGAAGCTTCTAAAGGTCTTCTTTTCAGATATCAAGGACAGGATGGAGAATATCCAGTTAGATTTGAAATTAATAGTGAATTTGGCACTATGGAGCAAGCTTTAGAAAGAATTAATAATGATCCAGGTAACCCTATCAATAATTATGTTAGATTCTCAAAAGGTATAAAATCATTTACTCAACCTCAACCTGTAGACTTATATGTAAATAAAGTAACCGGTAATCAATATATTGAAAAATCAGATAGATTCATTCAATTAGCAGCGGGGTCAAATTCATTCATATTTAATATTGATGATTTATTAGATGGTAAGACTATAACATCACATGAATTTTTGCATGGTTTGGGATATTTAAATAAATCACAATCTAATTTTAATATACCTTATCTGTCAGAGGTAAAAAATTCAACTAAATTTACTCTTACTCCAAAAGGTGATAAGGAAAAAATGAAAAAATATTTTGAAATACTTCAAAGTTATGATGGTAGTCACAATAATATTCCATTAAATGGAGTCCCAACAATTATGACTCAAGGTCACGCTATAGAATATATTAATAAATCATATTTACTAATTGAAAGTAAAGTTGATTCAAGAAAAGTAAAAAAGGATAATTCTGATATATTTAATATTTTCAGATCAAAAAAAATAAGTCCAACAAAAAAACATCAATCTTTAGGTAAAACAAATGATAAAATATTTAATGATAAAGGTGACGTTATTAATTAG
- a CDS encoding LacI family DNA-binding transcriptional regulator, translated as MKKDRVTIKDIAKALNVSVTTVSRALNGGERISESTRKKVEELAKKWKYRPNQLAKNLQQNSTKTVGVVIPEYNHNFFSMMLHGIEDRARELNYQLIIKSSGRSYEQEKENCFNLSDLKVDGLLIALSQDREDYSYLNDIYDEGIPIILLDRICEDIDTSVVITDDFDGAFKAVDYLIKNGHQHIVHLKGEEGISTTFNRYMGYVEALKDSQLPFHSDMVISTEVQNDWEKALRKMLNDEHRPTALFAVTDYIAFQAMEICKQEGLEIPKDISIIGYADEPVSIYTSPKLTTVKQPSYDMGKKAIEILFNTSDDLKSEHIVLETELMVRDSTATT; from the coding sequence ATGAAAAAAGATAGAGTCACCATAAAAGACATTGCCAAAGCATTAAATGTATCGGTTACCACCGTATCAAGAGCCTTGAATGGAGGGGAAAGAATCTCTGAATCGACAAGGAAAAAAGTTGAAGAATTGGCGAAGAAATGGAAGTACAGACCGAACCAATTGGCAAAAAACTTACAACAAAACTCAACCAAAACAGTGGGTGTGGTGATTCCAGAATACAACCATAATTTCTTCTCAATGATGTTGCACGGTATAGAAGATCGGGCAAGGGAATTAAACTATCAGTTGATCATCAAAAGTTCTGGACGAAGTTATGAACAGGAAAAAGAAAATTGCTTCAATTTATCCGATCTTAAAGTTGATGGATTACTGATTGCCCTATCACAAGATAGAGAGGATTACTCCTATTTAAATGATATATATGATGAAGGCATTCCCATCATCTTATTGGATAGAATTTGTGAGGACATTGATACTTCTGTAGTGATTACAGACGATTTCGATGGGGCCTTTAAAGCCGTCGATTATCTGATAAAAAATGGACATCAGCATATTGTGCACTTAAAAGGTGAAGAAGGAATTTCGACTACTTTTAATCGATATATGGGGTATGTTGAGGCTCTTAAAGACAGTCAGCTTCCCTTCCATTCGGATATGGTGATTTCTACTGAGGTGCAAAACGATTGGGAAAAAGCATTAAGAAAAATGCTTAATGATGAACACCGACCTACTGCCTTATTTGCGGTGACTGATTACATTGCGTTCCAAGCCATGGAGATTTGTAAACAAGAAGGTTTAGAGATTCCTAAAGATATATCCATTATTGGGTATGCTGATGAACCCGTTTCCATCTATACTTCCCCGAAATTGACGACCGTAAAACAGCCTTCTTACGATATGGGCAAGAAGGCGATTGAGATTTTGTTTAATACTTCAGACGATTTAAAATCGGAACATATTGTATTGGAAACGGAGTTGATGGTGAGGGATAGTACCGCTACCACCTAA
- a CDS encoding leucine-rich repeat domain-containing protein, with the protein MIKYLMIKVTLLISIIVILNYQPLNAQDNVYRYVDYGCKLELPDSVFQMKNITKLFIRSPEPYIDPLKGYVEKDCYFKDLSEKVISLDKLNTIGFYRTQFESIPTVLDEIKSLENLYFYKNYGIISLKNIPKMKNLKRLSLDECTVIKVNRKIKRLKSLEVITLRFTDISEEELDKLKKYLPNVKVEFIIPEYKKYYQKT; encoded by the coding sequence ATGATAAAATATTTAATGATAAAGGTGACGTTATTAATTAGTATAATTGTTATATTAAATTATCAACCACTTAATGCCCAAGATAATGTCTATCGTTATGTAGACTATGGTTGTAAGTTAGAATTACCGGATTCGGTTTTTCAAATGAAAAATATAACAAAATTATTTATTAGAAGTCCAGAGCCATATATAGATCCGTTAAAAGGGTATGTTGAAAAAGATTGCTATTTTAAAGATTTATCAGAGAAAGTAATCTCACTGGATAAGTTAAATACTATTGGTTTTTATCGTACTCAGTTTGAATCTATTCCAACAGTTTTAGATGAGATTAAGTCATTAGAAAATTTATACTTTTATAAAAACTATGGCATTATTTCATTGAAGAATATTCCTAAAATGAAAAATCTTAAGAGACTTAGTCTTGATGAATGTACAGTCATTAAGGTTAATAGAAAAATTAAAAGGTTGAAATCATTAGAAGTTATAACTCTAAGATTTACAGATATAAGTGAGGAAGAATTAGATAAACTAAAAAAATATTTACCCAATGTAAAAGTTGAATTTATTATACCGGAATATAAAAAGTATTACCAAAAAACCTGA
- a CDS encoding amidohydrolase family protein, whose amino-acid sequence MKKIDAHHHLWKYSPVEHAWINDEMSVLKQDYLPKQLWEEMSKSGYEGCVAVQASQTEQETQFLLQEASVNPFILGVVGWVNLSNSSIKDRLQYFSKFSDFKGVRHVLQDEEDDQFMLREEFLRGIAALKEFDLTYDILIFPKHLPFAKELVEKFPEQPFVIDHIAKPEIKEGKFEPWASDLKKIAHYPNVMCKLSGMVTEADWKQWTKEELHQYIQVVVDAFGVDRLMIGSDWPVCKLAGEYSEVMQVVEDFFTDANDRKKVMGENAMSFYNLTLKNQEVNI is encoded by the coding sequence ATGAAAAAGATAGATGCACATCATCATTTATGGAAGTATTCTCCAGTGGAACATGCTTGGATAAACGATGAAATGTCGGTACTAAAACAAGATTATCTTCCAAAGCAATTGTGGGAAGAAATGTCGAAGAGTGGATACGAAGGGTGCGTGGCAGTACAGGCAAGTCAGACAGAACAAGAGACTCAATTTTTATTACAAGAAGCGAGTGTAAATCCGTTCATTTTAGGTGTTGTGGGTTGGGTAAATTTATCGAACAGCAGCATTAAAGATAGATTACAATACTTTTCGAAATTCTCCGATTTTAAAGGAGTTCGTCACGTATTGCAAGACGAGGAAGACGATCAGTTTATGTTAAGAGAAGAGTTCTTAAGAGGCATTGCAGCTTTAAAAGAATTCGACCTTACTTACGACATTTTGATCTTCCCAAAACACCTTCCGTTTGCAAAGGAATTGGTAGAGAAATTTCCGGAACAACCTTTCGTTATCGATCATATAGCGAAGCCAGAAATTAAAGAAGGAAAGTTCGAACCTTGGGCATCCGATTTAAAGAAAATTGCACACTATCCAAACGTGATGTGTAAACTTTCTGGAATGGTTACTGAGGCCGATTGGAAACAGTGGACAAAGGAAGAGTTGCACCAATACATTCAAGTGGTGGTCGACGCTTTCGGAGTAGATCGTTTGATGATTGGTTCGGATTGGCCGGTATGCAAATTGGCAGGGGAGTATTCTGAAGTGATGCAAGTGGTAGAAGACTTTTTTACTGATGCAAATGATAGGAAAAAAGTGATGGGTGAGAATGCAATGTCGTTCTATAATCTCACTTTAAAGAACCAAGAGGTGAACATTTAG
- a CDS encoding aldo/keto reductase: MINTLTKPTYQADANKDNYGFSHGSRLVLGCSGLGGVWGAVEEEESVKVILSALENGISTLDTAPSYNRSEEFVGKALKQWNGERPFISTKIGRLFAEKADEFKLDYTRDTMLRSMENSLNKLNTDYVDVLFLHEPHMLPYDKQDDIIETLSYIKAQGMAKKIGVGGNPVDDFYPFFESGIFDVVSGFMKMDACNMSAFERDIPYFQENNIAYYAASALHMGLLGARFDKLCEERPNNEWISNKDVDIAINIKKIADENNMDIAELSLRYLMSVKEATRVVIGSRKISQIESTVDCWNKGSLSEDLFNQITNCIYN; encoded by the coding sequence ATGATCAATACACTAACAAAACCTACTTATCAAGCAGACGCTAATAAAGATAATTATGGTTTTTCTCACGGATCTAGATTGGTCTTAGGTTGCTCTGGACTTGGTGGAGTTTGGGGTGCTGTAGAAGAAGAAGAATCTGTAAAAGTTATACTAAGTGCACTAGAAAATGGTATCAGTACTTTAGATACTGCACCATCGTACAACAGATCGGAAGAATTTGTTGGAAAAGCATTAAAACAATGGAATGGCGAACGTCCATTTATCAGTACAAAAATTGGTAGATTATTCGCCGAAAAAGCAGACGAGTTTAAACTAGATTACACTCGTGATACCATGCTTCGTAGTATGGAAAACAGTTTGAACAAATTGAATACAGATTATGTAGACGTATTGTTCTTACATGAGCCACATATGTTGCCTTACGATAAGCAAGATGATATTATTGAAACATTATCGTATATCAAAGCGCAAGGTATGGCAAAAAAAATCGGTGTAGGTGGTAACCCGGTTGATGATTTCTATCCGTTCTTCGAATCAGGAATTTTTGATGTTGTATCAGGCTTCATGAAAATGGATGCTTGTAACATGTCAGCTTTCGAAAGAGACATTCCTTATTTCCAAGAAAACAACATTGCTTACTATGCTGCATCTGCATTGCATATGGGCTTGTTGGGAGCACGTTTTGACAAACTATGCGAAGAGCGTCCAAACAACGAATGGATCTCTAATAAAGATGTGGATATAGCGATTAACATCAAAAAGATTGCAGACGAGAACAATATGGATATAGCGGAGCTTTCTTTACGTTATCTGATGTCTGTGAAAGAAGCAACTCGTGTGGTTATCGGTTCAAGAAAGATTTCTCAAATCGAATCGACTGTCGATTGCTGGAACAAAGGATCACTTTCAGAAGATCTATTTAATCAAATCACCAACTGTATCTATAACTAA